The genomic segment CATAGCGTTGCCTGATGCTCTCGCTATAAGAATACACATGATTTTATCGGACAAAAGAATTCTTGAAGAGATCGAAAATGGGAGTATTGTTATTCAGCCATTTGATCGTAAGTGCTTAGGGACCAATTCCTACGATGTACACTTGGGTAAATATTTAGCAACGTATGCGGATCGTGTACTTGATGCAAAGAAGCATAATGAAATCCGCCATTTCGAAATTCCGGAAGAGGGCTTTGTGTTGGAACCCAATACGCTATATTTAGGGGTAACGCTCGAATATACAGAGACACATAAGCATGTACCCTTTTTGGAGGGCAAGTCCAGTACCGGCCGCCTTGGGATTGATATTCATGCGACGGCAGGCAAAGGAGATGTTGGTTTCTGTAATACTTGGACGCTGGAGATCTCGGTGGCACAGCCGGTCAGGGTTTATGCCGGTATGCCAATTGGTCAGCTGATTTATTTTGCTGTAGAAGGCGAAATAGAGACTTTTTACAATACAAAAGGAAACGCCAAATATACCGGCAAGACCGTTCGCCCTGTGGAGTCCATGATGTGGAAGAATAATTTTTGATGAGAACTGTTGGATGGCTGATTTTAGGAATGCTACTGATCGTTCTGGTCAGTGGGCTCCTTTATTATTTTGTTCATCCGATGTTTGGCGGAAGTCCTACAGGTGCCCGGCTCGAACGGATGCGACGCTCACCACACTTTAAAAATGGGATCTTCCATAATCTGGAAATCACTCCAGCATTGAAGGAGGATGTGAATATGGCTTCTCTACTGTGGCATTTTCTATTTAATAAGAAACCCGGACTGAAGCCACAGGGGATAGTGCCAGCCGTAAAATGTGACCTTAAGAATCTGCCGTCTCGGGATCTTGTCGTGTGGTTTGGGCACTCATCTTATTTAATGAAGATTGACGGAAAACTTTTGTTGATCGATCCCGTATTCAGCGACAATGCGTCTCCTGTTCCCGGAAGTAACCGGGCCTTTAAATTGGCTGTGGATTATACCGCAGCTGATTTTCCGAAGATAGATTATCTATTGATATCTCATGACCATTACGACCATCTTGACTATGAAACAGTAATCAAACTGCGTGACAAGGTGGAACGGGTGATCTGCGGATTGGGTGTAGGAGCACATTTCGAAGCGTGGGGCTACAGTCCTGAACAGATTATTGAAGGGGACTGGTATGATCAGGTGGATCTTGACGCTGATGTTCGGCTGACCTTTACACCTGCGAGACATTTTTCGGGACGTAGATTTACTCGCAACAGTACATTGTGGACATCTTTTGTGCTACGTACTCCGCGATACAACCTGTTCCTTGGTGGAGATAGTGGCTATGGCAAGCATTTTAAGACGATCGGAGATAAGTTTGGACCTTTTGACCTGGCCATTCTGGAGAACGGTCAATATAACGATGCTTGGCATTATATTCATTCGTTGCCTGAGGAATGGGCCTTGGAAACAAAAGACCTGCAGGCAAAAGCCACAATGCCCGTGCACTCCTCGAAATTTGCGTTGGCCTTGCATGGATGGAAAGAACCCATGGAGAAGTTCTATGAAGTGGCAGAAAAGGAGCATAGCAGACTAATCACGCCCAAAATTGGGGAGCTTGTGGATTTAAGCCGATTAGATACCCTCTATGCCCCATGGTGGCGGGATGTCGACTAATTGTCCTGTTTATTTTTCTCCTGAATCCATAAGGACATATACTTGGTACTCTGCAAGGTATGGTGCAACAGTATCTGGCTAATGAAATTTTGCTGTCTATGTTTTTCTAATTGAACTTTCAATAGAGATAAGTTGGTCATGAAATCAGCTTGATATTTTTTCTTTTCATATCGCTCATTGATGATTTGTATCCCGTTGTTTTGCGCCTTTTCCCAAATAAGTGGATCAGTATATAGTTCTACTGTCTTTTGACAGAAGGCCTCGGGATCGTCTTCGATAAAGCCGTTCCAGGGAAGTGATCCGCTCATGGCTTCGGCGCCAACAGAGGTGGTCACAGAGGGTGTTCCGGTCTGCATTGCATCAATGAATTTACCTTTTACGCCTGCCCCAAACTGGATTGGCGCAATCAACACCCTGTAGTTGGCCATTGTGAGCTGTGCACATTCTGTCCGGCCTTTGACGTGAAAATTTTCCTTTGGATTGTCTAGTTGCAGGACTTTTTGTGTTGCGTAAGCACCGTAAATGTGGAGCTCAGCCTGTGGCAGCATGTTGCGTAGGCGTGGCCAAATCTGCGTTTTTAGATACTGGACGGTATGCCAGTTGGGCTCATGTATAAAATTGCCTATAAACAGCAGGTGTTTCCGAGCGGCAAAAGGCCGCCAGGAATGTACCTTAGTGCTTGTAATTTCTTCTTCGAGAAAGGGGAGATAATAGAGAATATTCGGCGATATATGAAATACTTCCGTGAGTATCTTCATCTCCGATTCAGAGATAATCAACGATAAGTCGGACCGCAGGATAGCAGCAATTTCCCGTTTTGCCGTATCCGTAAATAACTCATCGAATGAAAAATCACCTTTCTTTTTGACACAGCTATGCCGGGCCTGGCGTAGAAAATGCAGATCCTCGGTATCAAGGACACGGAGTGCCCCGGGACATTGCTGGGCCACGCGCCAGCCGTATTGTTCTTCAACCATAAAGCGGTCGAACACCACGATATCGGGCTGCAGGGTTGCAATAAAGCGGTCGAAGCTGTCGCTGTTCAATACAATAGGCTGCTCGCTAACGCCCAAGTCTGTTAAGATGGCACTATAGGGAGATTTCGCTGCGGCCGAAGCGAAGGTAATCTGGTAGGATTGTGCCCTGAATGTATCAATCATCTGCATCATGCGGAAACCTGCTGCAGATGATGCAGGCTCTGGCCATACCAACCCGATGAACAAGACCTTTTTCTCTTTCATGATGGAAAATTAGTGATAAATGTCAGAAGAATTGACGAAAACTTAACAATTTGTCATTTTCAAACGATTAGCTTTATCGGGTGTTTATACTAGATACGATGATTAGTCAATAAACAATGATATGGGTAGGAACTTCGTTCAACGCATTCGGCATTTTTCTCCAAAGACCTATTGGAAAGAGCTCATCGCTGTATTGGTCATTTTGTTGGCCATTGTCTTTCTTCGCAATGAACGGAAAGAACTGTCCGCGATCGTTCCGCAGCTGCGATCGGCAGATTTAACCTGGGTTCTGGTCGGCATGGGCATAACCATTTTATATGTTTTGTTGCAGGGGGTTATGTATGTGCAAAGCTTTAAAGCGATAGGCCTGCCCATTAATCTCCGTATTGCTATTGATCTGTTCTTAAAAAGGAATTTGCTCAGTGTATTTCTTCCGGCTGGAGGTATCAGTGCACTGGCTTATACCACGACACAACTAAGAAAGCAGAGCCTAAATACGACGCAGATCCACCAGGCGGGGGCATTATACGGCTACATCGGTCTGCTGACTGTTTTTATCATTGGGGTGCCGGTCATTCTATACACTGTCTGGAACAATAAGAATTTTGGGGATGCATGGATATCATTGCTGATTTTGGGACTGTTATTGGGCTTCGTCTTTTGGCTGGTATGGTCTTTTCGGACACATAAGGGCATTTATCAATGGATGGAATCTAAATTTCCGGCGGTGGCCTCCAACATCGACGAGATCTTTTCTGGTGAAATCAAATTGAAATACTTATTGACAACGATGGTCGCTTCGATGGTTGTCGAGTGCTGCGGCATAGCACATGCATTCGTCAGTATGTATGCCCTGGGACTGGATCATTCTTTTGAGGCTGCTGCGATTGCTTACACCGTTTCGGTCATATTGATGATCGTATCACCATTTTTGCGGGGGCTCGGAGCGGTAGAACTTACAATGCTGTATATTTTTAAGGCGTATGGTTATCCACAGACCGCGGCTTTAGGGATTACTGTGCTGTATCGGGTATTCGAATTCTGGCTACCTTTATTGCTAGGAATCATTGCGTTTTCCTGGAGAAGTAAAGAACTGCTGGCGCGTATTGGACCTGCATTGCTGATATTCTTCTTGGGAATGGTCAATGTGATATCGGTGCTCACACCGCCATTGGCTGACCGCATGAAACTGGACCGGTTTTATCTGCCCCTGGAGGCTATACACGCATCCAAATTTATGGTGCTCGTATTGGGCGTGGGCCTGCTGCTTACCGCCGCCTACCTCATTAAAGGTTTTCGCATTGCTTTCTGGGTAGCTTTAATCTTTAGTGCCCTTTCGTTTTTCGGGCATGTGCTTAAAGCATTGGATTATGAAGAGGCCTCAATAGCTCTACTAACGATGGTCTTGCTGGGGATCAATTATAAGCAATATCGCATCAAGAGTAATATCAGTTGGGTACGCATAGGATTTGTAACGTTTGCTGTCGCGCTGGCCGGTGTGTGCTTATTCGACGTACTCAGTTTTTATTTTATCGATAAACAACACTTCGGAGTGGATTTTACCTGGCGTCAGTCGATCTACCATACCGCGAGAAGCTTTCTATTATTTGCGGATGATGATTTAATGCCGCAGACTAGCTTCGGCCAGGAATTCTTGCGTATCACCAAAATATTAGGGATTTTTTGTTGGTTCATCCTGATTTACGCCTTGGCTCGTCCGCGGCTATTGCGCAACCAAGTGTCGGGTACCACGGAGCAGGAGCGTGCACAGGCGCTGCTGCAGGAGTTCGGCCGGTCGCCAATGGATTTTTTTAAGCTGTCGAAAGATAAAAGTCTTTTTTTCTCCGAGGTCTCTGAGGGTTTTACAGCGTACAGATTGGCCAATGAGTTCGCGATCGTACTGGACGAACCGGTGTGTGAGGAAGGGGATAAAGAGGAGCTCGTGCAGGAGTTTGATCGTTATTGCTATGCGAATGGGCTAAAGGCTGTCTATTATCGGGTCGATGAAAATAGTCTTGTGCATTTTTCGTCCCTGCGAAAAAAGAAAATTACGATTGGGCAGGAGGCGATTCTGGAGCTGGGTGCCTTTTCGCTGGAGGGCAAAGATCGTAAGTCGCTGCGTAATGGCCTCAATGCCATACAGAAAAAAGGTTATACAGCGAGCTTACTTCAGGCACCGCATACCTCATCGCTTTTGGAGCAGCTAAGGAAGGTTTCCGACGAATGGCTAAAGGAATTCAATAAAAAAGAGATGGTATTTTCTCAGGGTATGTTTAACACCGAGGAGCTCGCTTCGCAGGATATCCTCGTCCTGCGTGACGAACAAGGACAAATCGTAGCCTTTCTGAATATTATTCCAGATTATGTTAAAAATGAATGTACCTACGATATGATTCGCAAATCGTGTAAAGCTCCGGGCGGTAGTATGGATGCCCTGATCGTTGAGCTCATACGACACGCCAAGGCCGCGGGTTATCGTTACCTAAATCTGGGGATGGTGCCGATGGCCGGTTTGAACACAACGGATAGTCCTGCGGAAAAAATCATGAAATTTGCTTCTGACCGATTGGGAAATTTCAGACATTTCCACAGCTTACGCGACTTTAAGGAGAAATATGCGACGTACTGGGAGAATAAATATCTTATTTTTGATAACGACTTCGACTTGATACAGCTTCCCGCGGCTTTGACCAAAGTCATGAAACCCATTGATTAGTGCGAGCGTGTTAGGAGCAGCAGACCGTATTTCTTATCCTAGATCAATTTATTTGCTGAACGGAGGTACTATTTTTGAATGAGTTTTAAAATAAAAGACATATGGAATTAGGAATAGGTATGTTCGGAGATTCGCGGATCGATCCTGTGACAGGTCAGATACAGGCGGCGCAAGACCGGATGAGAGAAATAATTGAGGAAATCAAGCTGATGGATCAGGTTGGGCTGGATTTCTTTGGCATTGGCGAACACCACCGGCAGGATTATGCCGTTGCATCGCCCGAAATTGTTTTGGCAGCAGCATCGACCGTAACAAAACATATTAAGCTCGGCAGTGCCGTGTCGGTACTGAGTTCGGCTGATCCGGTCAAGTTATTTCAGGATTTTGCGACGGTTGATCTCCTTTCAGATGGCAGGGCGGAAATCATGGCTGGCCGCGGATCCTTTATTGAATCATTTCCTTTATTTGGTTACGATTTGAAAGACTATGCGGAGCTGTTCGAAGAAAAACTTGAACTTTTGCTGCGGTTGAATAAACAGCATCCGATTACATGGCGCGGCAACTTTAGGGCCCCTTTGATCAATCAGGAAATATATCCGAGACCGAAGAAGGGAGCGCTGCCTATTTGGGTTGCTGTAGGTGGGACGACTTCGTCGGTGATCCGTGCCGGAAAGCTGGGCTTGCCGGTCATGTTCGCGATCATCGGCGGTATGTATGAAAGCTTTGACCATTTATTTGAGATGTACCGCCAAGCATATGAAGACAATGGCCATGATATGGCTAAGTTTCAGGTCGGCGTCCATATGCATGCATTTTTTGGTGATGACAGTGCGAAGATTGCTGATTACTATTATCCGGTATACTCGGCACAG from the Sphingobacterium thalpophilum genome contains:
- the dcd gene encoding dCTP deaminase; amino-acid sequence: MILSDKRILEEIENGSIVIQPFDRKCLGTNSYDVHLGKYLATYADRVLDAKKHNEIRHFEIPEEGFVLEPNTLYLGVTLEYTETHKHVPFLEGKSSTGRLGIDIHATAGKGDVGFCNTWTLEISVAQPVRVYAGMPIGQLIYFAVEGEIETFYNTKGNAKYTGKTVRPVESMMWKNNF
- a CDS encoding MBL fold metallo-hydrolase translates to MRTVGWLILGMLLIVLVSGLLYYFVHPMFGGSPTGARLERMRRSPHFKNGIFHNLEITPALKEDVNMASLLWHFLFNKKPGLKPQGIVPAVKCDLKNLPSRDLVVWFGHSSYLMKIDGKLLLIDPVFSDNASPVPGSNRAFKLAVDYTAADFPKIDYLLISHDHYDHLDYETVIKLRDKVERVICGLGVGAHFEAWGYSPEQIIEGDWYDQVDLDADVRLTFTPARHFSGRRFTRNSTLWTSFVLRTPRYNLFLGGDSGYGKHFKTIGDKFGPFDLAILENGQYNDAWHYIHSLPEEWALETKDLQAKATMPVHSSKFALALHGWKEPMEKFYEVAEKEHSRLITPKIGELVDLSRLDTLYAPWWRDVD
- a CDS encoding glycosyltransferase, whose protein sequence is MKEKKVLFIGLVWPEPASSAAGFRMMQMIDTFRAQSYQITFASAAAKSPYSAILTDLGVSEQPIVLNSDSFDRFIATLQPDIVVFDRFMVEEQYGWRVAQQCPGALRVLDTEDLHFLRQARHSCVKKKGDFSFDELFTDTAKREIAAILRSDLSLIISESEMKILTEVFHISPNILYYLPFLEEEITSTKVHSWRPFAARKHLLFIGNFIHEPNWHTVQYLKTQIWPRLRNMLPQAELHIYGAYATQKVLQLDNPKENFHVKGRTECAQLTMANYRVLIAPIQFGAGVKGKFIDAMQTGTPSVTTSVGAEAMSGSLPWNGFIEDDPEAFCQKTVELYTDPLIWEKAQNNGIQIINERYEKKKYQADFMTNLSLLKVQLEKHRQQNFISQILLHHTLQSTKYMSLWIQEKNKQDN
- a CDS encoding phosphatidylglycerol lysyltransferase domain-containing protein; protein product: MGRNFVQRIRHFSPKTYWKELIAVLVILLAIVFLRNERKELSAIVPQLRSADLTWVLVGMGITILYVLLQGVMYVQSFKAIGLPINLRIAIDLFLKRNLLSVFLPAGGISALAYTTTQLRKQSLNTTQIHQAGALYGYIGLLTVFIIGVPVILYTVWNNKNFGDAWISLLILGLLLGFVFWLVWSFRTHKGIYQWMESKFPAVASNIDEIFSGEIKLKYLLTTMVASMVVECCGIAHAFVSMYALGLDHSFEAAAIAYTVSVILMIVSPFLRGLGAVELTMLYIFKAYGYPQTAALGITVLYRVFEFWLPLLLGIIAFSWRSKELLARIGPALLIFFLGMVNVISVLTPPLADRMKLDRFYLPLEAIHASKFMVLVLGVGLLLTAAYLIKGFRIAFWVALIFSALSFFGHVLKALDYEEASIALLTMVLLGINYKQYRIKSNISWVRIGFVTFAVALAGVCLFDVLSFYFIDKQHFGVDFTWRQSIYHTARSFLLFADDDLMPQTSFGQEFLRITKILGIFCWFILIYALARPRLLRNQVSGTTEQERAQALLQEFGRSPMDFFKLSKDKSLFFSEVSEGFTAYRLANEFAIVLDEPVCEEGDKEELVQEFDRYCYANGLKAVYYRVDENSLVHFSSLRKKKITIGQEAILELGAFSLEGKDRKSLRNGLNAIQKKGYTASLLQAPHTSSLLEQLRKVSDEWLKEFNKKEMVFSQGMFNTEELASQDILVLRDEQGQIVAFLNIIPDYVKNECTYDMIRKSCKAPGGSMDALIVELIRHAKAAGYRYLNLGMVPMAGLNTTDSPAEKIMKFASDRLGNFRHFHSLRDFKEKYATYWENKYLIFDNDFDLIQLPAALTKVMKPID
- a CDS encoding Atu2307/SP_0267 family LLM class monooxygenase, with protein sequence MELGIGMFGDSRIDPVTGQIQAAQDRMREIIEEIKLMDQVGLDFFGIGEHHRQDYAVASPEIVLAAASTVTKHIKLGSAVSVLSSADPVKLFQDFATVDLLSDGRAEIMAGRGSFIESFPLFGYDLKDYAELFEEKLELLLRLNKQHPITWRGNFRAPLINQEIYPRPKKGALPIWVAVGGTTSSVIRAGKLGLPVMFAIIGGMYESFDHLFEMYRQAYEDNGHDMAKFQVGVHMHAFFGDDSAKIADYYYPVYSAQMDRIGASRGWPPYQRTQYDFGRSSRGHLIVGDAAYAIDKILQIQEKFGLTRFSAHMDVGAPSHKEMLRSIEIYGDKIAPAVRKALQKDN